The Brassica napus cultivar Da-Ae chromosome C7, Da-Ae, whole genome shotgun sequence genome has a segment encoding these proteins:
- the LOC111211081 gene encoding uncharacterized protein LOC111211081 produces MTQELFTQFTAAARYIWGGSMIHNIHYEVSENTSDVVYKIIDSLCSWLLRKRQIKLNGQKDKRISSTTCGGPTRRTYHRRRRGLNHRPLLLSLSHIGVQLYLFLFIF; encoded by the exons ATGACTCAAGAATTGTTCACCCAGTTCACGGCCGCAGCGCGCTACATCTGGGGTGGATCCATGATCCACAACATCCACTATGAAGTATCGGAAAACACCTCCGATGTGGTTTACAAGATCATAGACTCTCTCTGTTCCTGG CTACTGAGGAAGAGACAAATTAAGTTGAACGGTCAAAAAGACAAGAGGATAAGCTCGACCACGTGCGGCGGGCCTACACGACGGACCTACCACCGTCGCCGTCGTGGCCTGAACCATCGACCTCTTCTCTTGTCGCTTTCTCACATCGGGGTCCaactcta